One part of the Glycine max cultivar Williams 82 chromosome 14, Glycine_max_v4.0, whole genome shotgun sequence genome encodes these proteins:
- the LOC100775515 gene encoding uncharacterized protein — MENGENILDAIFQDENLEDDVEMIDVEEGELVELNDSQNGVVEADNKKPHSKKRRRRGNKRNKKKNSGTTGAIDIDRFVINTCRRLKEKKSYMVYTAVACLGVCALSDLINEVEAIQACGGQMTVDGRRFRTGGGVLWSIIKVREPNAYKEIIKKAKEFEKQFRQPNVKQPPVQKKEDSFQGDDTSTFASGHQGTVSDKSFSALQMQDRQHKPSGSEEKRNSVHDRLRIHVSYDDDLLGLSADNDTA, encoded by the exons ATGGAGAATGGGGAGAACATTCTCGATGCCATCTTCCAAGACGAAAACTTGGAGGACGATGTTGAGATGATTGACGTTGAAGAAGGGGAATTGGTTGAGCTGAACGATTCCCAAAACGGCGTCGTAGAGGCGGATAACAAAAAACCGCACAGTAAGAAGCGCAGGCGCAGAGGTAACaagagaaataagaagaagaattcaGGAACAACCGGTGCCATTGACATTGACAG GTTTGTGATAAATACATGTCGGCGTCTGAAAGAGAAAAAGTCATACATGGTGTATACAGCTGTTGCTTGCCTTGGAGTTTGTGCATTGAGTGATCTCATCAATGAG GTGGAGGCTATACAGGCTTGTGGAGGCCAGATGACTGTTGATGGTAGGCGATTTCGAACAGGGGGTGGTGTATTGTGGAGTATCATTAAGGTTCGCGAACCAAATGCTTACAAAGAGATAATAAAGAAAGCAAAGGAGTTTGAG AAGCAATTCAGGCAGCCAAATGTGAAGCAGCCACCTGTGCAAAAGAAAGAGGATTCTTTTCAAGGGGATGACACCTCTACATTTGCTAGCGGTCATCAGGGCACTGTTTCTGACAAATCCTTTTCTGCATTGCAAATGCAAGATCGACAACATAAACCATCAGGTTCTGAAGAGAAACGTAACTCTGTTCATGACAGATTAAGGATACATGTTTCTTATGATGATGATCTGCTTGGATTAAGTGCAGATAATGACACAGCCTGA